The Candidatus Schekmanbacteria bacterium sequence TTGCTTTATTCTTAAGCATTTTATAAAAGATTAATGCTTGCTTTTTTTTCTTTATTTTATAAAAAAAACAAAAACTTAAAAAAGTCTTTGAAAAATGGAGATAAGAAATGGAAATAAAATTTGATGAGTTGGACCCTCAATTTAAATATGAGGTTGCCAAAAGGCCCGGCGGTGAAAAAATAAAAAATTGTTATTCCTGTGGAACCTGTTCAGCAAGCTGTCCGGTAAGGAAAATCGATGAGCGTTTCAATCCACGCCAAATTATCAGAATGGCTCTTCTGGGATTAAAGGAAGCAGTTTACAAAAGTGACTTCGTTTGGCTATGCACTGCCTGTTACAGTTGTCAGGAAAAATGTCCTCAAGGTGTGAAAATTACAGATTTGATGACTGTTTTCAAAAATCTTGCAACTGAAGAAGGTTATGTTCATCATTCATATGTGCAAATTGGTGAATTTATCAAAGGCAGTGGAAGAGTTTATGAGCTTGAAGAGTTTGACAACAAGAAAAGAGAAAAGGCAGGACTTCCAAAGCTTCCTCTAAAAATTGGAGAAGTAGAAAAGATTTTTGAGATTACGGGATTTAGTAAAATTTTGGAAGAGAGTAAAAA is a genomic window containing:
- a CDS encoding 4Fe-4S dicluster domain-containing protein, with protein sequence MEIKFDELDPQFKYEVAKRPGGEKIKNCYSCGTCSASCPVRKIDERFNPRQIIRMALLGLKEAVYKSDFVWLCTACYSCQEKCPQGVKITDLMTVFKNLATEEGYVHHSYVQIGEFIKGSGRVYELEEFDNKKREKAGLPKLPLKIGEVEKIFEITGFSKILEESKKEEIKETASDSADVSENQTGEGQ